The genomic stretch TAAGCACTGAGTTTTCAACTCAACACCACCAACTGAAGTTATTTTTTCGGACATGATATGACATTAAGCACAGAGGAGCATAGAACACGATTGGTGTGAGTATATTTAACCTTCACTATTTTAATGGTGGATTAATAATAAGCCATCAAGCCACCAAGTCACTAAGTTTTTTTTTGGGGGAAACAAAGGTGCAGACTGCACGACACTTCCCAACCCATTGACTTTGTGACTTCGAGCCTTCGTGGCAAAAAAAGCAGGCCACCTGTAACTCCCACAGCTGCGCTGCGGAACCATAAGCACTGAGTTTTCAACTCAACACTCGTTAAAGTACGGGCAGCATAGAGCGTTAGTTCTTTTCTACTAATTGGTATATCAACGCCAATTTGCCTGCCCCGCCGTTAAGTGGGCTAGCTTAGTAACAAATACGATACGGGTAAGCCACAGAGGCTCTAGGGCACAAAGAGGTTTCGTTGAGTGCTGGGTTCAACGGAAAAGCTGAGACAAACACATGCCAAATGATCAAGGCCTAAGGTACAGAAAGCACGGATAACCCAATTTGGAATTCACCTCTATTGTGTCCTATGCGGTTAACCCGAAAACATTCCGCATAAATATTGTCTGATCCCTCTCAAGTCATGGAGTATAAAGCAAAAAGCCCGGATTTACTGGCAAATCCGGGCTTTTAATACAAGGGGTTATCCCTATTTCTTAATCAATATTAGGCTGAGGAGTGGTCCTTAAATAAGGCTTGATTTCCTTGTGTCCTTTAGGGAATTTGGCAGGAATCTCCTCATTGGTGATAGCTGGTGCAATCACCACATCTTCACCATGCTGCCAATTGGCAGGCGTGGCCACAGAATAATTTGCGGTCAACTGAAGGGAGTCAATTACTCTGAGCAGCTCATTGAAATTTCTCCCAGTACTAGCCGGGTAAGTAATGATCAGCTTGATTTTTTTGTCTGGTCCTATGATAAAAACAGACCGTACCGTGAGCTTTTCATTGGCATTGGGATGGATCATGTCATAGAGCTCTGAAACTTTTCGGTCTTCATCAGCTATGATGGGGTAATTGACCTCTGTCTGCTGGGTTTCGTTGATGTCTTTGACCCAGCCGTGGTGGCTGTCGATGCCATCTACACTCAAGGCGATCATTTTGACATTCCTTTTTTCGAATTCACCTTTCAGTTTGGCAGCCGTTCCTAATTCGGTGGTGCAAACAGGGGTGTAATCTGCCGGGTGGGAAAATAAAATACCCCATGCATCGCCTAAATATTCGTATAGATTGATTTTTCCTGCTGTACTTTCAGCGGTAAAATCCGGCGCGGTGTCTCCTAATCTTAATGACATAGTGATAAAATTTTTTTATGGTTATAAATAAACTCTATAGGTTTTGTAGGAAAACGTGTTTTCCCTGAATAAAGTTTACCAAACTCCGATAAAATACCAAAAGAGTGTTGATTTTTCAATTCTCTTCGATTGACTTTAAAATGACACCACAAGCTTTTTTGATCTCTTCTTCAGTGATAGTCAGTGGTGGAGCGATGCGCATACTGTCCTCACAGAATAGGAACCAGTCCGTGATGATGCCGAGCTCGATCGCCTTGTCTATGATGGGTTTAAGTACTTCGAAGGATTCAAACTCCACGGCCATCATCAGGCCTTTGTTTCGAATGCCTTTGATCTTAGGATGCTTTAAGTATTCTTTGAAGAGGTTGGCTTTGCTTTCCACTTGCTTGATGAGTTGTTCGTTCTTTAAAACATCAATGGTGGCAAGAGCTGCAACGCAGCTTACCGGATGGCCGCCAAAAGTCGTGATATGTCCAAGCAATGGATTGTTTTTGAATACCTCCATGATGGACTGTGAAGCGAT from Echinicola soli encodes the following:
- a CDS encoding peroxiredoxin — its product is MSLRLGDTAPDFTAESTAGKINLYEYLGDAWGILFSHPADYTPVCTTELGTAAKLKGEFEKRNVKMIALSVDGIDSHHGWVKDINETQQTEVNYPIIADEDRKVSELYDMIHPNANEKLTVRSVFIIGPDKKIKLIITYPASTGRNFNELLRVIDSLQLTANYSVATPANWQHGEDVVIAPAITNEEIPAKFPKGHKEIKPYLRTTPQPNID